ttttaaatttataatgaatTGAATTTTGGTAAGAATTTTCACatataagtaaaaaatttatcaaatctATAATAAATCggttttaaacaaaaatttcTCCTCACTGTTGATGTGCCAACATTAAGGGCCCTAGTTTTGAAACCCATTTACTATCTTTAGGCAACAAACTAACATGGGTCACTCATTAGATTTTGATCTTCTTTTAATTTCCTCTCAAATCATTCCTTTCAAGAAAAAGGCATTCCATGccggagaaaaagaaaaataattaagggAAATGAGATGAAACATTTTTACAGCAGTGCTAGTGTTTGACATTGACAAGGTGAGAGAGAATTAGAtgtataaaaatagaaaaacgaTTTCTTTTTTCACGCAACACATATTTGACATGTTATTTATATCTTtccactatatatgaaaatgagaATTACTATTCCATTCTGTTTTGGagagaaagttttaaagaaaatgtGCTTTGGAAATGTAAAGGCACATTATATTActtctatttcttttctttttttttttttatttattatgtgcTTAATTTGCATTGGAGATATTACAGTTATTTGATTTTTTGCTTAAAGTTATGTGTCCCTTGATTTCTCCCGTTCTCTTCTTTCCCCCTTAATGTTTTTTCTTCCAAACAGATCACGTCGTAATGGGCCTGGCGCAGAGTGATCCaagttttttcttttgttgAAGGACTTCAAATTAGGCCTTGTATTCCACAGGAGACAAATTGGGCCAACTAACAATTTTCCAAAGTAAAGCTTTTTAAGTCTAGTCTTACTGGGTTAGGGTTTTGTCAATTTCATGTTTTTTGGTGTGGAAGGGTAGGCTGAGATTAAAGGCCATGGCACAAGCAGCTTTGGTCCAATGTAACAAATGGAGTATTTTGACTGTTAAGCGAACacatagaaaattaattaatcttatAAGATAAAAGACAGTTGGATTCGTATACGCAATCATAAtctttaattatttgtaatcACTGTTCATTGATAACCTTTAAATTTATgtcctaaaatatttttaatcgattttatattaaaaaatcaatattatGAAATTGTATATTGAATTTGATAAATTCATTATTCCCATCAATTTCTAtcaatttctaatattttttatattaatcacTCACCTAATAAATCCATGTAtataataagaatttatttatgacattatatttttagaatttaaataatttaagagtttatttaataattaaattaaaaccacCTCCATTAGTTAATTAGCTACAGCCTACAGCCTACAGCCTTTGCTAGACTGCCGTAAATTATTGCTTCCTAGGTTTTTATTGTTGggctaattaattaactaattaatatacATTGAAATTTGTTCAAACGCCTATGTTAAAATTAAGTtaatcaaaaaattattttaaagtgtaaaatacaattgaataatattaaatctaattgaataaaataaaatctaattaagttaattttctaatttaaaagttttaaaattaactattgaatttaattaatattaaatctaattgaataaaataaaatccttccattaaaaaaaaaaaaaaaaagaaataaagggtAAACGTATTGCAGATTTTAGATATCCCAAAACCTTAAGCTGAAAAATCCAATGGGGGCCACTCCAAGCCATCCCCGCTGCTCAGTCAAAGTTGAGCCGAcaacataaaagaaaagcaaaacCCAAAATGCATCAATTcatgtaataaaatattaaaaattgtataacaataataataatttttatctcGTCAATAATATACAATactttatttgaaatatttttttaattattttatatttgaaataaaaagttttatttttaaaaaagagaaattcatatataatttttatcttttatttatggTTTATTTTACAATTAGTTATAATAATCAGTGACTGATATTTAAAAAGCTGTATttcacataaaaataattttatttagattttctatattttaaaattataattaatccaTAAATTTAGCCTTATATGAAAATTAGTTTAACAATCTTGGAAAGAAAGacttacttaaaattaattaaaatatatatataataaatttatgaacttaaattaaaatatttaacttaatgatggtaaaatttatttttatatgagtTTAAGGTTTCATTTCtttaattactaaaaaaaaattaataatttataattgaatataaataGAAAAGCAAAATACACATTTTGTGCAGATAGGGAAGTATATTTAAGGAAAGGCTATAGGAATAGGATTgaacaaaatgaataaaaagaaGGCTTTGGCGTTACTcttcaaattaataaatattttcagaTTCTCTGtcgacaataataataataatttctaaaaccattttttgaattttgatccATGTAGAACTCATTTCTTAGTGTATTGGTTAGGAAgcattcaaaattaattaaaacttcaaaacatttttattataataaataaaataagaaaataaattttaaaatatttaataatatttttttctaaaaaaaaaattgtttactCAACCCACAGGAATTCGCTGGTTGTACGATAAAATCTTGGAATCCATAACAAAATTAGCTATTAAAttcattttctctctctctctcttttatttatatatatatacacagacCAAGCAGAAGCCAAGCTAACTCTTTTTTCCTGCTTTGTTTCTGTAAAAACTCATCCTCCTCTTTTCCTTCTTGGAGTAGAAATGGTGGTGGCATCGCCAAATCCAATTATTGCAACTGAAAAAATTATAGAGACCATTGAGCTGCCGGTAATAGACCTGTCAATGGGTGAGAGATCAGAGGTGTCGAATCTCGTTGTTAGAGCTTGTGAGAAGTACGGTTTCTTCAAGGTGATCAATCATGGAATCTCTAAAGAAATCACTTCCAGAATGGAACAAGAAAGTATGAGTTTCTTTGCGAAGCCTTTCCCTGAAAAAGAACTTGCTGGGCCTGCTAATCCTTTCGGTTATGGCTGCAAAAACATTGGCTTTAATGGTGATATTGGAGACGTTGAATATCTTCTTCTTAACACTCATCCTCTCTCCATATCTCAAAGATCCAAAACCATCTCCGATGACCCCCACAGATTCAGGTACTCACTTCTTcctatatatagatatatatatcaacTTTTACTTCGAAATTCTTCCTATAATAACTTCTCCTGCCATGCTCAACCTTATAATAAACACATatacgaagaagaagaagaagaaaacacaCGTGACAAAACGAGAGCCATTTAGACAACCAAAATCACATTATACGAGTCTCCTGGAAGGTGGGATCacctgttttcttttttttttttttttttttggtcggAGGGATCACCATTTATCACTTGGAAATTGTTGTGTCAACGCCCTTTAATAAGCGCGTGTGaaacaaaattattttcacTTACAAGTCAAAATTAACCCAAAGAAACACAAAGTTGAGTCCTATCACCAACTGTATCACAttggagaaagaaagaaaaggaagagacAGATTGACAAGTCACAGAGATATATCAGGGGAAGGTCCAATCCAGTCTGGTGCATGTACTGATGATGATCATGTGTgtgatatttattattattttattattattgctaTTATTCTGATAATCAAAATACGTATGTGTGACAGCTCTGCTGTGAGTGATTATATAGAAGCTGTTAGGGAGGTCGCATGTGAACTACTAGAACTAATGGCAGAGGGGCTGGGGGCCCCGGATCCATCAGTGTTTAGTAGGCTGATCAGGGACGCTGATAGTGACTCCATCATCAGGCTTAATCACTACCCACCTATGCCTGTGCCTATTATCGGCTGCAAGGATAAGGACACGTCACCTTCTTACAACACAAATAGGGTTGGGTTTGGAGAGCACTCTGACCCTCAGATCTTGACCCTCTTGAGATCCAACGATGTGGGTGGCCTGCAGATTTCCTTAAATGATGGTGTCTGGGTCCCAGTCTCACCTGACCCCAATGGTTTCTGTGTTAATGTTGGAGATGTCTTACAGGTTGGTCCatttcatctctctctctctctctctctctcgtagTACTGTAGTAGCAGCAGCAttagtgtgtatatatatatatgtatatcagGGAAATAAAAAGGTGAATTAGATTGATGGAAACTGATCCCAACTGGAGGAATCACTGCCACTGCAGAAGCTAAGGATTGGTTTCTTGATGTCAGTGGGAACCACAGTGTCAGTTTCTATCCAATCAGAATCAGGAACATGATCAATTGAATGACTAGCTTGTTTCAGAATAAATGGAACTAGAAAAAGTAGGAAGTGCCTTCACTGGGGCCTCTCTTCCcatttatagttatgtttacaAGCTGACTTCATGTTTCCAGCACCAATTTCTTTTTACTGTCACCTCTCCAAGATCAATTTTTGTGGGTCTCTCTGAAAATGAAAATGATGAATGACAGATTAAGCTGATTTTTTTTCCTGTTGTCTTAAAGATCAAGGATATGATAATGATGTAGATAATTACAAGTTTTTTTCTCatgtttcaaaataaaaattattcttttcTTGAAAAAGACTTGATAAAGACAGAGATAAGGTCTGTGGTAGGACACCCATTTGGCCATCTGCGTGAAACTTTCATTTGCCTTGCTCTATGTTGTAATGATAATAGTGTTGTTTATTTTCCTCTTGTAGGCTATGACAAATGGTAGATTTGTGAGTGTGAGGCACAGGGCCCTAACCAACTCATACAACTCTAGAATGTCAATAGCATATTTTGCAGCGCCACCTCTGAATGCCAAGATCACAGCTCTACCGCACATGGTCTCTGCCGTTAGGCCTTCCTTGTACAGGCCATTCACTTGGGATGACTACAAAAAAGCTGCTTATTCTCAACGTCTTGGAGATGCCCGTCTTGATCTTTTCAGGAAACAATGAGAAGAGCTTGCTTAATGGCTTGTGTTGTGCGTAGTTTTGAGTCTTGAGAAACATAAACATGTGGAGGGTCTTGTCTTGTTTGTAACCCCCAGGGGAGTTTTGGTTTAGATTCTATAGTTGCTGCTTATAGAAGGAAATCAAGTGGTTTAGGTTTCTATGTAGCTTCAAGCCTCACGTTAGACCcggtttaaaatttaaatctaacTCTAATCAAATtgatgaaaattatatttaaatcaaactaaaatcacAATTGGTCAGTTTAATTTCAaatcatgatcatattaaacttaaaatttaccAATCCAAGAACTAAAATTCAACCAAAATCAATGGACGACACTTCCTCCAAGCTAAGAGGAGTTATTTAACTcatcataaaatttatatatgtcCATGCAATAAGTTAGAGGCTCTCAAAAAGCAGAGCCGCTAATTCAAATCAGTGGTGTACTTCAATGAATGGTTACATACAGCGAAGTTTGCCCCCAAACCAGAAGTTACCAGGTTGTTCCGTTATCAGTGAAGTCGACCCTGAATATTTTCCAGCATCTAAGTGTGTTCTTATTTGTTTCtcttggttttttttttcccgTGCTTCCTATAGTCAGTAGATAGTTCAGGCAGCATTAGGAGagtgtaataaaaaaaaaaaaaaaatagacatTATTCAGGCTTGCTTCTGGGATCTTGAAGCAAAGCGTGAACACTTCTTCCGACTGGTTTTGCTAAGTGCGCAGACACAAGTCTCGAGAAGATCATAGTCCTCATCCCAGAACAACAATGATGCTTTATCTGGGTTCTCCAAAAGCTTCTTCGACGCCAGGAAACCCGCGATTGTCCATGTCTGAAAAAGGCGCGATTGTTTGCCGATAAACCTTCCACTGCGTGTGTCGTAGTATTCAGGCCACTGATCCAAGGACAATCTCTTCTCAGCCAAAGAAACTGCCCTCTGTGCTAATTCAGGTCTCCCCATTTTTATACATGCCAACGTGAACTGGAATAATAAGTAGGAAATATCTTAGCATTTCACAGGTCTATAATTCAGATCGTCAAGATAATGTTCAGTGAAGTATCAATTTGTAAAGTAATACCTGCCACAGAAGGGTTGGCCACGATCCTCCATTGTGATAAGACCATGGACTGCAATAATACAAGGAGGATTAGTATATCAGAAAAACTACATTCCCCAAGATCTGCTGTGATGATTAGCCGACATATTTAGGGGAATATGAGAAAGATCTTATAAAGCTCGTAGAAAACAAAAAAGCCTCACGTATTCTTTGGGTCACTGCCAGTAATTATACGCCATTCTTCATGTTCCAAAGCAGGGTAACAAATCTTAAGAGGCATATGAGCCACAAGATCATCCCATTTGGACTCAATCAAATTCAGGATACCCTCATTCTGTTTTACAGTTCCCAAGGAGGAAATAATAGCCCAAAGATTCCCAAGAGTGAAAAACCTAAAATCCATATGAGCAGGTTGTAGATTGCCAATAAGGTAGCCACCTTCTTCAGGAATCCAATCCACTAGCCATGAAGGAATTTGATCTGGATATATATTGAACTTGTTCACTGCATCTGTTGAGTATTCCTCTGTCTTATAACGATAGATCTCGTTGATCTTCTTCATGTCCACCCAATAATACTCTCTGATATGAAATGACAGTGCACTGAGTCGGCTATTAACAGCAGCCACCAAATTCTTGGTTCCATCATTGACAATCAGCATCTCACGGGCACAACGCAGTGCCGCATAAAATAAGGCCTAAAAGATCAAATTAATTAGGCAAATGAAAAACCAATGAGAAAGAGGACCGTGTCAAAATGAAAAGGTGAGGTTTAGTGTTAAGGGGGGAAAAAAGGTTAAACTTGCAACTAAGTGAGAAATAACACCAATGCGCGTGCATACACACCAAAATAAAATAtgcatattatatatatatatatatatatttgaagaaaagaagaggcAGATAGCAAAGATCACAGCATCAACAAAGGAAAATAGCTTCAGAAACTCAGCATCCTTTTCTTCCCATAATTCTGGAGTACTATGCAGCATAAGATTTATAGCATATAAAATCAACGACTCGAAAAACAGTCCATGGATTATTGAGCATGCAATGATTAAATTAACTAACAAGTTCatagcaattaaaacagcatcTCCACCTAAAGTATGACTTCATCCTGGGCATATCAATGCTGCTTGCAGACAACTGGTATTTTAATACACACACATAAATATGAACACTATATCAGTTACTGCAAATTCTTTGAAACCTCCAAAGTGGCATGTAAACGGATATCAATTTGTTACTATCCTTTGAATTGACTTCTATGTCTATCCGACTTACTTGGATTTCAAGAGGATGTCCATGAATACCCATCCTCCTATCAATCATGCAGGAACCATCAGTGACTAACAGAGTGGGGAACATGTCAAATCCATCAGATAGACAGAGATTAAGTATGAGCCTTATGCCTGTCTGGACATCAATTCTCTCTTGCAATGCATAGTCACCTGTGATCCTTCCATAAGCTCGCAACAAAATTATCCACCACAACCCTGTCAATGGAAATATGTTTTGAGATTTCAATAGTGCCACATAAATGGATAAGAAACTAGAGTTACTTGTGAGAGATGCAGAAATGAAGCATCAATACTACAAATTAGAAGCAGTATGAGCATAAAGGACTGCTTAGCATACCGGAATCAACAGGGGCTACACGCCCAATTGCTGATTCGCCAAAGTCTGGATCCAGAACTTCTTCAAATGCCCCGTCACTTCCATCAAGGGGTGCAGTTCTAACTTTAAAACTTGCTGGCATCAGCCCTTGTCCTGGACTGTAACAGTCCACTGTCTTCTCCCAACTCTAACAAACAAAAAAGACGAATGTTTATTCCAGTGAGAAATAAAGGACGCCAGTTTTACCCCACCCCCCACCATGCACATGAAACAATTAATaggttaattataaaaaatccaTTTAAGATGCATAACCAATATGCTACCCTGCCACAAGTTGCAACATCATATAACCTACTTCAACAAGCTAATTTACTACTTGCAGAGATCAAAAGATTTTCACTAGTACAATTTGCAGTACAAACCATGCACATTAAAGACTAAGCAACAGGCAAATGCAACAATAGAGCTAGATAGGGATTAAGGCTTACTTGAGTTAAAGAGTGCAATAGTGTAGGGTACCGATGGGGGGTAAGCAAGAATGCAGAGAAAGAAACATTATGGTCACAAAAATTCTCCCGCTACTTATGTTTCTACATAAGGTATGCCATTAAAGTGAATACTATAAAAACTGGAGCCACTCAATATCAGAAATATTTGCTGATCTGGAACTAGTGGTCTCATCAAgaaaatagttaaatttaaaaCTCTATCTTGAACAACAGAATTTCATGTCAGATGCAAAATTGAAGTGCCACCTATTATATGAAGAAAGTAATTCAACTGTGAGAACCAACAAACAAAAATTCATTCATATCCTATGCTAGAATGGCACATCAACAACTAGGAAATTATTATGATTCAATCATAAATTACCTGTAACTGCAATGTGTAAAGGAGAAAGTTCTTCACGATCTCCACTTCTCCATTAAGCAAAAAAGCAAGTGCAGATGGAACAAAATCACGAATAAATACTTGGTCGTAGTTCAGTGGTTGCTTATCAGCAGGATCATTTGCAGCAACAGTCCCCACTGGATTCCCGCAATAATTCACAACAGCACCTTGAAGCAACTTCCAAGCCTCCTTTTCGATATCAGACACCTCTCTCTCAACCTTTGGAGCTGTCTCATTCAAGCCCTTCAAATAGTCTATGTTCACACTGGTTCCATTAATCTCTATCCTACTAGACTTATCTTCTTCTTCGACTACATTATTTCctgtttcaattttttttatcaccaAAGGCTTCACATTCAAGCCTCCTTGAATGTAAATATTCTCAAATCCCTTCTCATTAATGTGAGACTCTACTGATGTTGAATGATTCCTAAAATCAGATGATACCTTGGGAATTACTAAAACACCCCTTCCACGACCCCTATTTACATGAAAACTAGGTGTAAGAACCTTGGATTGATCCCAGCTCGAATCAGAGACATTAAAAGCTCTGCTATTCGAATGAACCACAGACTTATTACCTATGATTCTGGACCTATTATTGACACTATGGCAATGGAATCTACGGTGATGGGATGATTTGGGTAGAGATTTCGACAAATTGTTATGGATGACTCGATTATTAAACTTTTGGGGAGAAATCCCGAAAAGGGAAGAACTTGTGTACCCAATTAGGATTCTACAGCAGGGTTTCACGGTTGAGATTACAATACAACTACTAGTATTCATGCTTGATATTTAAATGCTAAAATCTGAAGTAAATATGCAAGCTTTTAACAATCAATCTATACAAGGTTATAGATTGGTACCTTATATATACAAACAACTACCTCTGCTGGCCTTGAAAAAGGAATCGAACCAGAGAGTATTTATGCTTAATATCTATATAGAACAAAAAAAATCAAGTGAAATTTCAAAAAGTTTGGTACTTACAGTTGAAGAAAGACGTTGAAGAACAGCTTTGAAGAGAGGGCGTGTCTGAAGATTGGTAGATTTAGTAAGAGGAGCCCCAAATGACCATTTATAGATGAGATTGgaattataataattgaaaattcaAAGAAACTGTAGTTACAATATTGCCCCTGCACGTGCCTTCCTTCACGATTGGTAACTTTTGTTGTTTCCCACTTGTTCTGTGGTCCCCAACAGCCAACGCGTTTCCGGTCAAAATTCGTTGCATTGTGTGTGGAAAACAAATTCGatggaattttatttttataattttaaacaatgACACAAAAGGATAATcacaaaattttaaagatttatttatCACGAAACCTCGAAAAAGttaaatacataattttttttttataaactcaaaaattatttattgtttgAAAGAGAAATGAAGGTATCAATTTTTCAGTTTATAAAATTGtgttttctatattttataaaaattcgatGATATTacatattttgaaaaaaagtgAAAGGAAAGTTGACAGAAAgttattgaaattataaatacatcTTTAAATTTTGTGAttgtctttttaaattttataaataaaattctagTTTTTTTTGGTAGTAATAAAATTCTAGTTTTATTATAgcatcatttttcttttttacaaaatattctCTATATTTGATCATGCTCATCattattatattcttttttttttttaaaaaaaaaaaacaacttctATACTATTTTATaaagcttttttatttttaaataattgattttaatagtTGATAGTTAATTAAATACtattattaaagaaaaattatttgtatctaatttatataatataaaataaatattaaaatttcatatatttattttataatgccTGCAAATCTCTTCTTCTCCCTTTACTTTCCTGTCGTCATGATTATTCGTTTTCTCACTCTAAAAAATTCTCTCCTCAGTAGAGATTACATGCTCTACCTATTACAAagataagaagaaaaaaaaaagagggggTAGTTTGGGGAGTGGAAAAAAGTAAAGGCGCGTGGTAATAGGCATCGAGAGATATAGTTGGATAAGGGGTAAAAAGGTCTTATAGAAGGTGGTGTATTTTACGGAAATGTCGGTTCTGAACCATAGCATTGGAAAATGTGCTGGAATTAAAGAAAGCTACATGAACGGCAGGTCCACAGAAATTACTTTCTTTTatctaatttcaattttatatatcttatcttaaatttattttaaaccctattatcaaattatttccATTCCATTATTCATCTctaactatattttattattagtttattgataaatacatatttatttatttttaattagaattttGGTTCACTCAAAATCACCAATTTATGAATGATTTTAGCGTAGA
The genomic region above belongs to Manihot esculenta cultivar AM560-2 chromosome 3, M.esculenta_v8, whole genome shotgun sequence and contains:
- the LOC110610638 gene encoding gibberellin 2-beta-dioxygenase 2, which encodes MVVASPNPIIATEKIIETIELPVIDLSMGERSEVSNLVVRACEKYGFFKVINHGISKEITSRMEQESMSFFAKPFPEKELAGPANPFGYGCKNIGFNGDIGDVEYLLLNTHPLSISQRSKTISDDPHRFSSAVSDYIEAVREVACELLELMAEGLGAPDPSVFSRLIRDADSDSIIRLNHYPPMPVPIIGCKDKDTSPSYNTNRVGFGEHSDPQILTLLRSNDVGGLQISLNDGVWVPVSPDPNGFCVNVGDVLQAMTNGRFVSVRHRALTNSYNSRMSIAYFAAPPLNAKITALPHMVSAVRPSLYRPFTWDDYKKAAYSQRLGDARLDLFRKQ
- the LOC110610637 gene encoding alkaline/neutral invertase C, mitochondrial isoform X1, which translates into the protein MNTSSCIVISTVKPCCRILIGYTSSSLFGISPQKFNNRVIHNNLSKSLPKSSHHRRFHCHSVNNRSRIIGNKSVVHSNSRAFNVSDSSWDQSKVLTPSFHVNRGRGRGVLVIPKVSSDFRNHSTSVESHINEKGFENIYIQGGLNVKPLVIKKIETGNNVVEEEDKSSRIEINGTSVNIDYLKGLNETAPKVEREVSDIEKEAWKLLQGAVVNYCGNPVGTVAANDPADKQPLNYDQVFIRDFVPSALAFLLNGEVEIVKNFLLYTLQLQSWEKTVDCYSPGQGLMPASFKVRTAPLDGSDGAFEEVLDPDFGESAIGRVAPVDSGLWWIILLRAYGRITGDYALQERIDVQTGIRLILNLCLSDGFDMFPTLLVTDGSCMIDRRMGIHGHPLEIQALFYAALRCAREMLIVNDGTKNLVAAVNSRLSALSFHIREYYWVDMKKINEIYRYKTEEYSTDAVNKFNIYPDQIPSWLVDWIPEEGGYLIGNLQPAHMDFRFFTLGNLWAIISSLGTVKQNEGILNLIESKWDDLVAHMPLKICYPALEHEEWRIITGSDPKNTPWSYHNGGSWPTLLWQFTLACIKMGRPELAQRAVSLAEKRLSLDQWPEYYDTRSGRFIGKQSRLFQTWTIAGFLASKKLLENPDKASLLFWDEDYDLLETCVCALSKTSRKKCSRFASRSQKQA
- the LOC110610637 gene encoding alkaline/neutral invertase C, mitochondrial isoform X2, with translation MNTSSCIVISTVKPCCRILIGYTSSSLFGISPQKFNNRVIHNNLSKSLPKSSHHRRFHCHSVNNRSRIIGNKSVVHSNSRAFNVSDSSWDQSKVLTPSFHVNRGRGRGVLVIPKVSSDFRNHSTSVESHINEKGFENIYIQGGLNVKPLVIKKIETGNNVVEEEDKSSRIEINGTSVNIDYLKGLNETAPKVEREVSDIEKEAWKLLQGAVVNYCGNPVGTVAANDPADKQPLNYDQVFIRDFVPSALAFLLNGEVEIVKNFLLYTLQLQALFYAALRCAREMLIVNDGTKNLVAAVNSRLSALSFHIREYYWVDMKKINEIYRYKTEEYSTDAVNKFNIYPDQIPSWLVDWIPEEGGYLIGNLQPAHMDFRFFTLGNLWAIISSLGTVKQNEGILNLIESKWDDLVAHMPLKICYPALEHEEWRIITGSDPKNTPWSYHNGGSWPTLLWQFTLACIKMGRPELAQRAVSLAEKRLSLDQWPEYYDTRSGRFIGKQSRLFQTWTIAGFLASKKLLENPDKASLLFWDEDYDLLETCVCALSKTSRKKCSRFASRSQKQA